The following coding sequences are from one Salvia hispanica cultivar TCC Black 2014 chromosome 3, UniMelb_Shisp_WGS_1.0, whole genome shotgun sequence window:
- the LOC125212835 gene encoding malate dehydrogenase, chloroplastic-like, with product MAATSATGFSVGSTASAGPRVGSTQLKASSVKLNPKKYLTSFSGLKAANSVSCESQSSFLGDESTLVLKQGYNSKARKCSNRSYSRVQPQASYKVAILGASGGIGQPLALLVKMSPLVSKLNLYDIANVKGVAADLSHCNTPSKVSDFTGESELAACLRDVDVVVIPAGVPRKPGMTRDDLFNINANIVKTLVGAVADNCPDAFIHIISNPVNSTVPIAAEVLKQKGVYDPKKLFGVTTLDVVRANTFVAQKKNLKLIDVDVPVVGGHAGITILPLLSKAKPSVTFTDEEVQELTVRIQNAGTEVVEAKAGAGSATLSMAYAAARFVESSLRALDGDTDVYECSFIQSELTELPFFASRIKLGKDGVEAVISSELQGLTEYEQKALEELKAELKASIEKGVAFVQKQAVAA from the coding sequence ATGGCCGCAACATCTGCAACCGGTTTTTCTGTTGGATCAACTGCATCTGCCGGCCCCAGAGTTGGCTCCACGCAGTTGAAGGCTTCCAGCGTGAAGTTGAACCCAAAGAAGTACCTCACGAGCTTCAGTGGCCTCAAGGCAGCAAACTCTGTGAGTTGTGAGTCACAATCGTCGTTCTTGGGCGATGAAAGCACTCTAGTTCTTAAGCAGGGCTATAATTCGAAGGCCCGGAAATGCAGCAACAGATCTTACAGTCGTGTTCAGCCTCAGGCTTCGTATAAAGTGGCTATTCTCGGAGCTTCTGGTGGTATAGGCCAACCACTAGCCCTTTTGGTCAAGATGTCGCCACTGGTTTCCAAGTTGAACCTTTACGATATAGCAAACGTGAAGGGAGTTGCTGCCGATCTCAGCCACTGCAACACCCCGTCCAAGGTGTCGGATTTCACAGGAGAGTCTGAGTTGGCTGCTTGTTTGAGAGACGTGGATGTTGTGGTCATCCCAGCTGGTGTTCCGAGGAAGCCAGGCATGACTCGTGATGACCTCTTCAACATCAACGCCAACATCGTGAAGACCTTGGTCGGGGCCGTCGCTGACAACTGCCCCGATGCCTTCATTCACATCATCAGCAACCCAGTCAACTCCACAGTTCCGATCGCTGCTGAGGTCTTGAAACAGAAAGGAGTTTACGATCCGAAGAAGCTCTTCGGCGTCACCACTCTCGACGTCGTCAGAGCAAACACGTTCGTCGCCCAGAAGAAGAACCTGAAGCTGATCGATGTCGACGTCCCAGTCGTTGGTGGACACGCAGGGATCACCATTTTGCCGCTACTGTCGAAGGCAAAGCCGTCCGTCACTTTCACTGACGAGGAAGTGCAAGAACTGACCGTGAGGATTCAGAATGCCGGGACTGAGGTCGTCGAGGCAAAAGCAGGAGCCGGGTCCGCCACCCTTTCCATGGCGTATGCCGCGGCGCGATTCGTCGAGTCTTCCCTCCGAGCGCTCGACGGGGACACGGATGTCTATGAGTGCTCGTTCATCCAGTCCGAGCTGACCGAGCTTCCGTTCTTCGCATCAAGGATCAAGCTCGGGAAGGACGGGGTGGAGGCGGTGATCTCGTCCGAGCTTCAAGGGCTGACCGAGTACGAGCAGAAGGCGTTGGAGGAGCTGAAGGCGGAGCTGAAGGCGAGCATCGAGAAAGGAGTCGCGTTTGTTCAGAAGCAGGCGGTCGCTGCGTGA
- the LOC125209980 gene encoding pentatricopeptide repeat-containing protein At3g47530, translating to MKIISLIKSIKHKPHLLQLHSFLLRSSHFSNPTVFLAFLSRLSLLDLSYSGRLFSAFPDPNISLYNILIRAHSFRRDSSRRGFQFYHELLRSGISPNALSATAAVKCCAKMESLRSGTQVHGRIWRDGCLSDSLLQTTLMDFYSSLEEGDDACKVFDEMPEPDVVAWNVLISCYTRNGRTRDALALFDEMRRSDSCIPDDVTCLLMLQACGSLNSLEWGEKVHTFIIEHGLIGSRRVSNALITMYSCCGCVEKAFEVFRRSADQGDVVSWTAMISGLASNGYGRDAVEAFERMLREGVSPGEQTFTALLSACSHSGLVGEGRMYFQSMTPDFGVTPNVHHYGCMVDLLGRAGLLDEAYGLVRSMKIKPDATMWRTLLGACRIHGNVGLGERVIEHLVELKAQEAGDYVLLLNIYSSCGDSDKVMEVRKAMKDKGIHTTPASSTIELKGKVHEFFADDILHPRKREIYEMLGEIIQQLRIGGYVAEISSGMQRAESGSEVYVLSYHSEKLAAAFGILSTPPGTTLRIAKDLRICVDCHNFFKILSAVYNRRVVIRDRARFHHFRDGVCSCNDYW from the coding sequence ATGAAGATCATCTCTCtcataaaatcaatcaaacacAAACCGCATCTTCTCCAACTCCACTCCTTCCTTCTCCGCTCCTCCCATTTCTCAAACCCCACCGTTTTCCTCGCCTTCCTCTCCCGCCTCTCGCTGCTCGATTTATCCTACTCCGGCAGACTCTTCTCCGCCTTCCCAGACCCCAACATCTCCCTCTACAACATCCTAATCAGGGCCCATTCCTTCCGCCGCGATTCCTCCCGCAGAGGTTTCCAATTCTACCATGAATTACTTCGCTCCGGCATTTCACCAAACGCGTTGTCAGCAACCGCCGCCGTCAAGTGTTGCGCGAAGATGGAGTCCTTGAGAAGCGGGACGCAGGTCCACGGAAGGATTTGGAGAGACGGGTGCCTATCCGATTCGCTTTTGCAGACAACATTGATGGATTTCTACTCATCTCTGGAGGAAGGTGACGACGCCTGCAAAGTGTTCGACGAAATGCCTGAGCCAGACGTTGTCGCTTGGAACGTCTTGATCTCTTGCTACACTCGCAACGGGCGAACCCGCGATGCCTTGGCTTTGTTTGATGAGATGAGAAGGTCGGATTCATGTATCCCCGATGACGTCACTTGCTTGCTGATGCTTCAAGCTTGCGGCAGCTTGAATTCGTTGGAATGGGGCGAGAAAGTTCACACCTTTATCATAGAACACGGCTTGATCGGTTCGAGAAGAGTCTCCAACGCCCTCATAACGATGTACTCCTGCTGCGGCTGCGTCGAGAAAGCGTTCGAGGTGTTTCGCCGCTCGGCTGATCAGGGGGACGTCGTTTCGTGGACCGCGATGATCTCGGGACTAGCGAGCAACGGCTATGGCAGGGACGCTGTTGAGGCGTTTGAACGGATGCTGCGCGAAGGGGTCTCGCCAGGTGAGCAGACGTTCACGGCTCTGTTATCCGCGTGCAGCCACTCAGGGCTTGTGGGCGAAGGCCGGATGTATTTCCAATCGATGACGCCCGATTTTGGCGTCACGCCTAATGTCCACCACTACGGGTGTATGGTGGATCTCCTCGGCCGCGCAGGGCTGCTGGACGAGGCCTACGGCCTCGTCCGTTCGATGAAAATCAAGCCGGACGCAACAATGTGGAGGACGTTGCTCGGAGCCTGCAGGATCCATGGCAATGTTGGCCTCGGGGAGCGAGTAATCGAGCATCTCGTTGAACTCAAGGCTCAAGAAGCCGGGGACTACGTGCTCCTTCTCAACATATATTCGTCGTGTGGGGATTCGGACAAGGTGATGGAAGTTAGGAAAGCTATGAAGGATAAGGGGATTCACACGACGCCCGCTTCTAGCACGATCGAGTTGAAGGGGAAGGTGCACGAGTTCTTCGCGGACGATATTTTGCATCCGCGGAAGAGGGAGATCTACGAGATGCTCGGAGAGATCATCCAGCAGCTGAGGATTGGTGGCTACGTGGCTGAGATATCCTCGGGGATGCAAAGGGCTGAATCTGGGAGCGAGGTGTATGTCTTGTCCTACCATAGTGAGAAACTCGCGGCTGCTTTCGGGATTCTCTCTACGCCCCCCGGGACTACGTTGAGGATTGCGAAAGACCTGAGGATATGTGTGGATtgtcataattttttcaaGATTCTGTCTGCGGTGTACAACCGGAGAGTGGTGATCAGGGATCGCGCTCGTTTTCATCACTTTAGGGACGGGGTTTGCTCTTGCAACGACTACTGGTAA
- the LOC125212834 gene encoding probable arabinosyltransferase ARAD1 yields MSSSVLEKKVMPSRHLSCLIAISVFLFISSTLSIIEFRRSSAPSPVFPFTSLSNASPAGSNLSREGGKQGSRVLDRANLVSELDSQGSSCDVERALLRVYMYDLPLEFHFGLLGWRGTGDHQIWPSVDGGSVIPSYPGGLNLQHSAEYWLTLDLLASNGANVARPCSAIRVNNSREADVIFVPFFSSLSYNRHSKRQGKQNVSLDRMLQERLVLFLKGRSEWKRFGGRNHLILAHHPNSMLLARDKLGSAMFVLADFGRYPPEIANVEKDVIAPYKHMVRTIPAADSAPFSERPILAYFQGAIYRKDGGAIRQELFYLLKDETDVHFTFGSVQAHGISKASKGMASSKFCLNIAGDTPSSNRLFDAIASHCVPVIISDEIELPYEDVLDYSEFCIFVRASDAVRNNGYLLNLLRGIKQEEWTKMWEKLKAIAGQFEYQHPSRPNDAVDMIWQTVYRKKMHTKLDVHRRTRYRRVRIGCE; encoded by the exons ATGTCTTCATCAGTTTTAGAGAAGAAGGTTATGCCATCAAGGCATCTCTCTTGTCTCATAGCAATCTCAGTGTTTCTTTTCATCTCATCAACACTGTCCATTATCGAGTTCCGTCGTTCTTCAGCGCCTAGCCCGGTTTTTCCGTTTACAAGCTTGAGCAATGCATCACCGGCTGGCTCGAACTTGAGTAGAGAAGGCGGTAAACAGGGGAGTCGTGTTCTTGATAGAGCGAATTTAGTTAGTGAGCTCGACTCACAGGGCTCGTCTTGTGACGTAGAGCGGGCTCTTCTTAGGGTGTATATGTATGACTTGCCTCTCGAATTTCATTTTGGGTTGTTAGGCTGGAGGGGGACCGGGGATCATCAAATTTGGCCTAGCGTTGATGGAGGGAGTGTGATCCCGTCTTACCCCGGTGGTTTGAATCTGCAGCATAGCGCGGAGTATTGGCTCACTCTCGACCTTCTTGCATCGAATGGCGCGAATGTGGCCAGGCCGTGTAGTGCGATCAGAGTCAACAACTCGAGAGAAGCTGATGTAATTTTCGTGCCCTTTTTCTCGTCTTTGAGCTACAACCGGCACTCAAAGCGACAGGGAAAGCAGAACGTTAGCCTCGACAGGATGCTGCAGGAACGGCTCGTTTTGTTTCTGAAAGGCCGGAGCGAGTGGAAGCGATTTGGTGGGAGAAATCATCTGATTTTGGCTCATCACCCGAATAGCATGCTGCTTGCTAGGGACAAGCTGGGGTCGGCTATGTTTGTGCTCGCTGATTTTGGGAGATATCCGCCTGAAATAGCGAATGTCGAGAAGGATGTGATTGCCCCGTACAAGCATATGGTGAGAACGATTCCGGCTGCTGATTCTGCCCCTTTCAGTGAGAGGCCAATATTGGCCTATTTTCAAGGAGCAATTTATCGGAAGGAT GGTGGAGCTATTCGTCAAGAGCTATTCTACCTTCTTAAAGACGAGACCGACGTGCACTTCACATTCGGGAGCGTCCAAGCGCACGGGATCAGCAAGGCGAGCAAGGGAATGGCCTCGTCCAAGTTTTGCCTAAACATCGCTGGAGACACCCCCTCGTCCAATCGCCTGTTCGATGCCATCGCAAGCCACTGCGTCCCCGTGATCATCAGCGATGAGATTGAGCTACCGTACGAGGATGTTCTCGACTACTCGGAGTTCTGCATATTCGTCCGTGCATCGGATGCCGTGAGAAACAACGGCTACCTCCTGAATCTTCTCAGAGGCATCAAGCAAGAGGAGTGGACCAAAATGTGGGAGAAGTTGAAGGCAATTGCCGGACAGTTCGAGTACCAGCACCCGTCACGGCCTAATGACGCTGTCGACATGATCTGGCAGACTGTTTACCGCAAGAAAATGCACACGAAGCTCGATGTGCATCGGAGGACTCGCTACCGCAG GGTCAGGATCGGTTGTGAATAG